One window from the genome of Ictidomys tridecemlineatus isolate mIctTri1 chromosome 12, mIctTri1.hap1, whole genome shotgun sequence encodes:
- the LOC144369308 gene encoding ral guanine nucleotide dissociation stimulator-like — protein MRFDPLFPEKFHTEGENDENTEEPFRVQSLEPYRQDQLRNELLPVICGRNLHFSSNMGLISWDSIPTQQVLDLLFPSASSSFLGTWVNFFTEASHQPSGSLSLQQLLPYMYLFLEHQAYHLLAPIEGGISSQAEPESQADCATSSVPVTAPKPTPEPEPSPREGAELESRTSGVSTWCSPWPQYNRRVRGRCVIRIYLENERTTQYQSILVSL, from the exons atgagatttgatcccctttttcctgaaaagttccacacagag ggtgaaaatgatgagaacacggaggagcccttcagggtacagagccttgaaccttacaggcaggaccagcttaggaatgagctcctgcctgtcatttgtgggaggaacctacatttcagcagcaacatggggttaatctcctgggattccatccccacccagcaggtgctggatctcttgttcccaag tgcctcatcttccttcctggggacctgggtgaacttcTTCACCGAAGCTTCCCATCAGCCTtcaggctctctgagtctgcagcagctgctcccATACATGTATCTCTTCCTGGAGCACCAAGCATACCACCTCCTGGCCCCAATTGAAGGtggcatatcaagccaggcagagcctgagagccaggcggactgtg ctacaagctcagttcctgtcacggctcctaagccaaccccagagccagagccttcccccagggaaggggcagagctggagtccaggacatcaggggtctccacttGGTGCTCCCCATGGCCCCAGTACAACAGGCGGGTGAGAGGCAGGTGCGTCATTCGCATCTACCTGGAAaacgaaaggacaacacagtatcagagcatcctggtgagtctttga
- the LOC144369307 gene encoding uncharacterized protein LOC144369307 isoform X2, whose translation MRKVTSSSSSLLHSSEQVEDSRFVHVLLEGQSLRETKRILVTCQERVTSLIRRALDQNMLQHEDVDNFELLRMMSENEKIKVPDHSLMYLSMNPQIKYYFIVRKRLEVKGKEVTCHDRAPVVIRRALELHLLTQEKPEEYELGQIISHRQKLRIPAQANVFYAKNPHTESNFVLRKRSLSQKNDEWIQPQPPSRPGKKAAALLRMLAKPFCCCVPGRG comes from the exons atgagaaaagtcaccagtagcagctcctcactgcttcactccagcgagcaggtggaagacagccgctttgttcacgtcctcctagagggacagagcctgagggagacaaagcgcatcctg gtgacctgtcaggagagggtgacaagcctcatccgcagggccttggaccaaaatatgttgcagcatgaggatgtggacaactttgagctgctgagaatgatgtctgagaatgaga aaatcaaggtccctgaccactcactcatgtatctgtccatgaatccacaaataaaatattacttcatcgtgaggaaacgcctcgaggtcaagggaaaggag gtgacctgccacgatcgggctcctgtcgtcatccgcagggccctcgagctacacttgcttactcaggagaagccggaggaatatgagctgggccaaatcatctctcaccgtcaga agctgaggattccagcgcaggccaacgtattttatgcaaagaaccctcacacagAATCCAACtttgtgctgaggaaaaggagcctctcccaaaagaatgatgagtggatccagcctcaacctccctctcgtcctggaaagaaggctgcagccctcctgaggatgcttgcaaaaccattctgctgctgtgtgcctgggcggggctga
- the LOC144369307 gene encoding uncharacterized protein LOC144369307 isoform X1: MRKVTSSSSSLLHSSEQVEDSRFVHVLLEGQSLRETKRILVTCQERVTSLIRRALDQNMLQHEDVDNFELLRMMSENEKIKVPDHSLMYLSMNPQIKYYFIVRKRLEVKGKEFSESTCKSSRPLSHKQVGDTCLIRVHLETQSPKMAKKVLVTCHDRAPVVIRRALELHLLTQEKPEEYELGQIISHRQKLRIPAQANVFYAKNPHTESNFVLRKRSLSQKNDEWIQPQPPSRPGKKAAALLRMLAKPFCCCVPGRG, encoded by the exons atgagaaaagtcaccagtagcagctcctcactgcttcactccagcgagcaggtggaagacagccgctttgttcacgtcctcctagagggacagagcctgagggagacaaagcgcatcctg gtgacctgtcaggagagggtgacaagcctcatccgcagggccttggaccaaaatatgttgcagcatgaggatgtggacaactttgagctgctgagaatgatgtctgagaatgaga aaatcaaggtccctgaccactcactcatgtatctgtccatgaatccacaaataaaatattacttcatcgtgaggaaacgcctcgaggtcaagggaaaggag ttctcagaatcaacctgcaagtcctccaggccgctttcccacaagcaggtgggagacacctgcttaattcgtgtccacttagaaacacaaagtccaaagatggccaagaaggtcctg gtgacctgccacgatcgggctcctgtcgtcatccgcagggccctcgagctacacttgcttactcaggagaagccggaggaatatgagctgggccaaatcatctctcaccgtcaga agctgaggattccagcgcaggccaacgtattttatgcaaagaaccctcacacagAATCCAACtttgtgctgaggaaaaggagcctctcccaaaagaatgatgagtggatccagcctcaacctccctctcgtcctggaaagaaggctgcagccctcctgaggatgcttgcaaaaccattctgctgctgtgtgcctgggcggggctga